A genomic segment from Heptranchias perlo isolate sHepPer1 chromosome 18, sHepPer1.hap1, whole genome shotgun sequence encodes:
- the LOC137335005 gene encoding protein shisa-like-1 isoform X1, whose product MISFCPQSITVATVVFLLLTTAVISAHFRVCEPYADVKGRYHFGFHCPRLSDSKSYMFCCHHNSTTFKYCCNETEFQTVMQINMTRQADGYTHNNYSALVGVWIYGFFVLILLVLDLLYYSAMNYEICKFYLSKWGIRGSWLKQDEGQWNSPTQGQGQAQAQAPASAQSSQAMQTLKAEVQSPALMSFQSSTAW is encoded by the exons ATGATCAGCTTTTGCCCGCAGTCCATCACCGTGGCAACAGTTGTTTTTCTGTTGCTTACAACTGCAG TAATCTCAGCACATTTCCGGGTTTGTGAGCCTTACGCAGACGTCAAAGGGAGATACCACTTTGGTTTCCACTGTCCACGCCTATCGGACAGCAAAAGCTACATGTTCTGTTGTCACCACAACAGCACAACCTTCAAGTACTGCTGCAACGAGACAGAATTTCAGACAGTAATGCAGATAAACATGACCAGACAGGCAGACGGGTACACTCATAA TAACTACAGTGCACTGGTTGGAGTATGGATTTATGGCTTTTTTGTCCTAATCCTGCTTGTACTGGACCTTCTCTACTACTCTGCCATGAACTATGAGATCTGTAAATTTTACTTGTCTAAATGGGGAATCCGAGGCAGCTGGCTGAAGCAGGATGAGGGCCAGTGGAACAGCCCTactcagggacagggacaggcccaggcccaggccccggcctcagcccagtcatcaCAGGCTATGCAGACGCTGAAGGCAGAAGTTCAGAGCCCAGCTTTGATGTCTTTTCAAAGTTCAACTGCATGGTGA
- the LOC137335005 gene encoding protein shisa-like-1 isoform X2, translating to MISFCPQSITVATVVFLLLTTAVISAHFRVCEPYADVKGRYHFGFHCPRLSDSKSYMFCCHHNSTTFKYCCNETEFQTVMQINMTRQADGYTHNNYSALVGVWIYGFFVLILLVLDLLYYSAMNYEICKFYLSKWGIRGSWLKQDEGQWNSPTQGQGQAQAQAPASAQSSQAMQTLKAEVQSPALMSFQSSTA from the exons ATGATCAGCTTTTGCCCGCAGTCCATCACCGTGGCAACAGTTGTTTTTCTGTTGCTTACAACTGCAG TAATCTCAGCACATTTCCGGGTTTGTGAGCCTTACGCAGACGTCAAAGGGAGATACCACTTTGGTTTCCACTGTCCACGCCTATCGGACAGCAAAAGCTACATGTTCTGTTGTCACCACAACAGCACAACCTTCAAGTACTGCTGCAACGAGACAGAATTTCAGACAGTAATGCAGATAAACATGACCAGACAGGCAGACGGGTACACTCATAA TAACTACAGTGCACTGGTTGGAGTATGGATTTATGGCTTTTTTGTCCTAATCCTGCTTGTACTGGACCTTCTCTACTACTCTGCCATGAACTATGAGATCTGTAAATTTTACTTGTCTAAATGGGGAATCCGAGGCAGCTGGCTGAAGCAGGATGAGGGCCAGTGGAACAGCCCTactcagggacagggacaggcccaggcccaggccccggcctcagcccagtcatcaCAGGCTATGCAGACGCTGAAGGCAGAAGTTCAGAGCCCAGCTTTGATGTCTTTTCAAAGTTCAACTGCATG